From the genome of Dickeya aquatica, one region includes:
- the prmC gene encoding peptide chain release factor N(5)-glutamine methyltransferase, with product MSYQEWLQQAVSRLQGSDSPKRDAEILLGQVTGKSRTFLLAFGETPLGVSELQQAEILLSRRINGEPIAYLTGIREFWSLPLAVSPVTLIPRPDTECLVEQALLRLPAYAANVLDLGTGTGAIALAIAHERPDCQLTGVDFQPDAVALAQHNAERLNIRNARFLPSDWFCALRGQQFSLIVSNPPYIDERDPHLSCGDVRFEPSSALIADDQGLADLRTITQQAGTFLLPAGWLLLEHGWQQGAAVRELLQLAGFEAIQTQRDYGGNERVTLGQWPQRLAPDHVSHD from the coding sequence ATGAGTTATCAGGAGTGGCTGCAACAGGCGGTGAGCCGTTTGCAAGGCAGTGACAGCCCAAAGCGTGATGCGGAAATTTTACTGGGCCAGGTAACGGGCAAGAGCCGTACCTTCTTGCTGGCGTTTGGTGAAACGCCACTCGGTGTGAGCGAATTGCAGCAAGCCGAGATCCTGCTATCCCGCCGTATCAACGGGGAACCGATTGCGTATCTGACCGGTATAAGAGAGTTTTGGTCACTGCCGCTGGCGGTGTCACCGGTAACGCTTATCCCGCGGCCAGACACCGAGTGTCTGGTGGAACAGGCGTTGTTGCGCCTGCCTGCGTATGCCGCAAACGTGCTGGATTTAGGGACGGGTACCGGAGCTATTGCGCTGGCGATTGCGCACGAACGCCCGGACTGCCAACTGACGGGGGTTGATTTTCAGCCTGATGCAGTGGCACTGGCGCAGCATAATGCTGAGCGGTTGAATATCCGCAATGCCCGGTTTTTGCCCAGCGACTGGTTCTGCGCATTACGTGGTCAGCAATTCTCACTGATTGTCAGCAACCCCCCCTATATCGATGAACGTGACCCGCATTTATCCTGTGGCGATGTGCGATTTGAGCCGTCCAGTGCCTTGATTGCCGACGATCAGGGATTGGCCGATTTGCGTACGATTACGCAACAGGCAGGTACGTTTCTGTTACCCGCAGGCTGGCTGCTGCTGGAGCACGGCTGGCAGCAGGGGGCAGCCGTGCGCGAACTGTTGCAACTCGCCGGATTTGAGGCCATTCAAACCCAGCGTGATTATGGTGGCAATGAGCGGGTGACACTGGGACAATGGCCTCAGCGTCTTGCGCCGGATCACGTTAGCCATGATTAG
- the sirB1 gene encoding invasion regulator SirB1 — MSSIADFEFNQSPLSEGVMLVSQSIRRDFATQDVKQHLQRLVDEARASISSDLHQDQQLEQLIELFFRTWGFGGANGVYRLSDVLWLDKVLATRQGMPVSLGIIFLHIAHQLELPLMPVIFPTQLILRADWLDDEMWLINPLNGDTLSEHVLEVWLKGNLGLSARLMDSDLDEAENVMIVRKLLDTLKIALMEEKQMELALRACEAILQFDPEDPYEIRDRGLIYAQLDCDHIALSDLSYFVEQCPEDPVSEMIKVQIHSIEQKQIVLH, encoded by the coding sequence ATGAGTTCTATTGCCGATTTTGAATTTAACCAGTCACCGCTAAGTGAAGGGGTGATGCTGGTTTCCCAGTCAATACGCCGTGATTTTGCCACCCAGGATGTCAAACAGCATCTGCAACGATTAGTTGATGAAGCGCGAGCGAGCATTTCGAGCGATCTGCACCAGGATCAGCAACTGGAACAGCTGATTGAACTGTTTTTCCGTACCTGGGGATTTGGCGGGGCCAACGGTGTCTATCGGTTGTCTGATGTGTTATGGCTGGATAAAGTGCTGGCGACACGTCAGGGAATGCCGGTTTCGCTCGGGATCATCTTTTTGCATATCGCTCATCAACTTGAGCTGCCATTAATGCCCGTGATTTTCCCGACTCAGTTGATCTTGCGCGCCGACTGGCTCGATGATGAGATGTGGCTGATTAACCCGCTCAACGGCGATACCCTCAGTGAGCATGTGCTGGAAGTCTGGCTGAAGGGGAATCTCGGTTTATCGGCAAGGCTGATGGACAGTGACCTGGATGAAGCCGAAAACGTGATGATAGTCCGCAAGCTGCTCGACACGCTTAAAATTGCGTTGATGGAAGAAAAACAGATGGAGCTGGCGCTCCGGGCCTGCGAAGCCATATTGCAGTTTGACCCGGAAGATCCGTATGAAATCCGCGATCGTGGTTTGATTTATGCGCAACTGGATTGCGATCATATCGCACTCTCTGATTTGAGCTACTTCGTTGAACAGTGCCCGGAAGACCCGGTCAGTGAAATGATTAAGGTTCAGATCCACTCCATTGAGCAAAAACAGATTGTGCTGCACTAG
- the kdsA gene encoding 3-deoxy-8-phosphooctulonate synthase produces the protein MSNKVVNIGDIPVANHLPFVLFGGMNVLESRELAMRICEHYVTVTQKLGIPYVFKASFDKANRSSIHSYRGPGLEEGMKIFQELKQTFGVKIITDVHEPQQAQPVSEVVDVIQLPAFLARQTDLVEAMAKTGAVINIKKPQFISPGQVGNIVDKFREGATSRSILCDRGSNFGYDNLVVDMLGFNVMKQVSQGAPVIFDVTHALQCRDPFGAASGGRRAQVAELARAGMAVGIAGLFIEAHPEPNSAKCDGPSALPLDKLEPFLVQMKAIDELVKSFPELDTRC, from the coding sequence ATGAGCAATAAAGTGGTTAACATCGGGGATATCCCGGTTGCCAACCATCTGCCGTTTGTGTTGTTTGGTGGCATGAATGTGCTTGAGTCTCGCGAACTGGCGATGCGAATTTGCGAGCATTATGTCACTGTGACACAAAAATTGGGCATCCCTTATGTTTTCAAAGCCTCCTTCGACAAAGCCAACCGTTCGTCTATCCACTCCTACCGTGGGCCGGGGCTGGAAGAGGGGATGAAGATTTTTCAGGAGCTAAAACAGACGTTTGGCGTCAAGATCATTACCGATGTGCATGAGCCGCAGCAGGCTCAGCCGGTGTCTGAAGTGGTGGATGTGATTCAGCTACCCGCGTTCCTTGCCCGCCAGACCGATCTGGTTGAAGCCATGGCGAAGACAGGGGCTGTCATCAATATCAAAAAACCGCAGTTCATCAGCCCGGGCCAGGTTGGCAATATCGTGGACAAATTCCGCGAAGGGGCAACGAGCAGGTCAATTTTATGCGATCGCGGCAGTAACTTTGGCTATGACAATCTGGTTGTCGATATGCTCGGTTTTAACGTCATGAAACAGGTGTCACAGGGTGCGCCGGTCATTTTTGACGTCACGCATGCCCTGCAATGCCGCGATCCGTTTGGTGCCGCATCCGGTGGTCGTCGTGCACAGGTTGCAGAATTAGCCCGTGCTGGTATGGCGGTAGGGATAGCGGGTTTGTTTATTGAAGCGCATCCAGAGCCGAACAGTGCCAAATGCGATGGCCCTTCTGCACTGCCGCTTGATAAGCTGGAACCTTTCCTGGTGCAGATGAAAGCGATTGATGAACTGGTGAAAAGCTTTCCCGAGCTCGATACCCGTTGTTGA
- the ydgH gene encoding DUF1471 family protein YdgH — protein MKLKTRVVASTLLSIVAFSSQAAQELTPEKAQSLQPFERMTFLGRYDAIYEAAADASKKADARGAAAFYIQSTSEVNGGRWQVTVDLYKKDAPAAVKDTSYRRFSGVKELPKDEAVRLEPYDTVTVTGSFGNQPEVNEAIGKAAKAKAADAFFIARQVDINSSGATQSITAFVYKKDAPKRQVQSPDAIPANSEAGKAALAAGGEAAAKVEIPGIATSSSLSDKVGNFFQTQSSTVGSRYTVTMADGTTIQELNNATAAQMAPFDAITLRGSFNSPTDISEAVAKQAYKKGAKFYHITREWQEKGDHYTIGADLYK, from the coding sequence ATGAAGCTGAAGACCCGCGTTGTTGCCTCCACTCTTTTATCAATAGTCGCGTTTTCATCGCAGGCTGCACAGGAATTGACGCCTGAAAAAGCGCAGTCTCTACAGCCTTTTGAGCGTATGACTTTTTTAGGCCGCTATGACGCGATTTATGAAGCGGCTGCCGATGCCTCTAAAAAAGCCGATGCGCGTGGTGCCGCGGCGTTTTACATCCAGAGCACCTCGGAAGTGAATGGTGGTCGCTGGCAAGTCACGGTCGATCTCTACAAAAAAGATGCGCCAGCGGCAGTGAAAGACACGTCATACCGTAGATTCAGCGGCGTTAAAGAGCTGCCCAAAGACGAAGCGGTGCGGCTGGAGCCATATGACACCGTAACCGTGACCGGCTCTTTTGGTAATCAGCCCGAAGTCAATGAAGCGATTGGTAAAGCGGCAAAAGCAAAAGCAGCAGATGCGTTTTTTATCGCCCGCCAGGTGGACATCAACTCCAGCGGTGCCACGCAATCTATTACTGCGTTTGTGTACAAGAAAGACGCTCCCAAGCGTCAGGTGCAAAGCCCGGATGCCATCCCGGCTAACTCAGAAGCCGGTAAAGCAGCGCTGGCCGCTGGCGGAGAGGCTGCTGCAAAAGTGGAAATTCCAGGGATAGCCACCTCTTCAAGCCTGAGTGATAAAGTGGGGAATTTCTTCCAGACCCAGTCCTCCACTGTTGGCTCACGTTACACTGTCACGATGGCCGACGGCACCACTATTCAGGAGCTGAATAACGCGACCGCTGCACAAATGGCACCGTTTGACGCCATTACGTTGCGTGGCAGCTTTAACAGCCCGACCGATATTTCAGAAGCCGTTGCTAAACAGGCTTACAAGAAAGGGGCCAAGTTCTACCACATTACCAGAGAGTGGCAGGAAAAAGGCGACCACTACACCATTGGTGCAGATTTATACAAGTAA
- the prfA gene encoding peptide chain release factor 1 → MKPSIVAKLEALQERHEEVQALLGEPSVIADMDRFRALSREYAQLTDITQCFRRWQQTQDDLETATLMLDDPEMRDMAQEELKAARAASDELEQQLQVLLLPKDPDDERGCFLEIRAGTGGDEAALFAGDLFRMYSRYAESRRWKIEVMSASDGEHGGYKEMIAKVVGDGAYGQLKFESGGHRVQRVPATESQGRIHTSACTVAVMPEVPEAELPDINPGDLKIDTFRSSGAGGQHVNTTDSAIRITHLPTGIVVECQDERSQHKNKAKALSVLAARIRAAEMQKRHQEEASTRRNLLGSGDRSDRIRTYNFPQGRVTDHRINLTLYRLDEAIEGKLDMLIQPIVQEYQADQLAALAEQDQ, encoded by the coding sequence ATGAAGCCTTCTATTGTTGCTAAACTGGAAGCGTTACAAGAGCGCCATGAAGAGGTACAGGCGTTACTGGGAGAGCCCAGTGTTATTGCTGATATGGACCGCTTTCGGGCGCTATCTCGCGAGTATGCGCAACTGACTGATATTACCCAGTGCTTTCGGCGCTGGCAGCAGACTCAAGACGATCTTGAAACTGCTACGCTGATGCTGGATGACCCTGAAATGCGCGACATGGCGCAAGAAGAGCTAAAAGCCGCCAGAGCCGCCAGTGATGAGCTGGAACAACAGTTACAGGTTCTGCTGTTACCAAAAGACCCGGACGATGAGCGTGGGTGCTTCCTTGAAATTCGTGCCGGTACCGGTGGTGATGAAGCAGCGCTGTTTGCGGGTGATTTATTTCGTATGTACAGCCGTTACGCTGAGTCCCGCCGCTGGAAAATTGAGGTCATGAGCGCCAGTGACGGTGAGCACGGTGGTTACAAAGAGATGATTGCCAAGGTCGTGGGTGACGGAGCCTATGGCCAGCTTAAGTTTGAGTCAGGTGGTCATCGGGTGCAGCGTGTGCCTGCCACGGAATCTCAGGGGCGCATTCACACCTCAGCATGTACGGTTGCGGTGATGCCGGAAGTGCCAGAGGCTGAATTACCGGATATCAACCCCGGCGATCTGAAAATCGATACTTTCCGCTCGTCTGGGGCGGGTGGTCAGCATGTTAACACCACGGATTCGGCCATCCGTATTACCCATTTGCCGACCGGCATTGTGGTGGAGTGTCAGGATGAACGTTCCCAGCACAAAAACAAGGCGAAAGCATTGTCGGTATTGGCGGCCCGTATCCGTGCGGCTGAAATGCAAAAACGCCATCAGGAAGAGGCTTCAACCCGACGCAATCTGTTAGGCAGTGGCGATCGTTCTGACCGTATTCGTACCTACAATTTTCCCCAGGGCCGAGTGACCGATCACCGCATTAACCTAACGCTCTACCGGCTGGATGAAGCGATTGAAGGTAAGTTGGATATGCTGATTCAGCCGATTGTGCAGGAGTATCAGGCCGATCAGCTGGCGGCTCTGGCCGAGCAGGATCAATGA
- the pntB gene encoding Re/Si-specific NAD(P)(+) transhydrogenase subunit beta — translation MSGGLVTAAYIVAAILFIFSLAGLSKHETSRQGNIFGISGMAIALLATILGPNAGNVGWIIAAMVIGGAIGIHLARKVEMTEMPELVAILHSFVGFAAVLVGFNSFIGEGEITDRVMENIHLTEVFLGIFIGAVTFTGSIVAFGKLRGVMSSKPLMLPNRHKMNLAALVLSFLLLLVFVKAHSAGMQVFALLLMTLIALAFGWHLVASIGGADMPVVVSMLNSYSGWAAAAAGFMLSNDLLIVTGALVGSSGAILSYIMCKAMNRSFISVIAGGFGTDGSSSGADEEVGEHRETSAEEVAELLKNSSSVIITPGYGMAVAQAQYPVHDITAKLRARGINVRFGIHPVAGRLPGHMNVLLAEAKVPYDVVLEMDEINDDFSDTDTVLVIGANDTVNPAAQEDPHSPIAGMPVLEVWKAQNVIVFKRSMNTGYAGVQNPLFFKENTQMLFGDAKESVEAILKAL, via the coding sequence ATGTCTGGAGGATTAGTGACGGCAGCGTATATTGTTGCCGCAATTTTATTTATTTTCAGCCTGGCTGGCTTATCCAAACATGAAACCTCACGTCAGGGGAACATTTTCGGTATCAGCGGGATGGCGATTGCGCTATTAGCCACCATCCTCGGGCCGAATGCCGGTAACGTAGGCTGGATTATCGCTGCGATGGTCATTGGTGGGGCCATCGGCATCCACCTGGCGCGTAAAGTTGAAATGACCGAAATGCCAGAACTGGTGGCAATCCTGCACAGTTTTGTCGGGTTTGCGGCTGTTTTAGTTGGGTTTAATAGCTTTATTGGCGAGGGTGAGATAACCGATCGGGTGATGGAAAACATTCACCTGACCGAAGTGTTTCTGGGCATTTTTATCGGTGCGGTGACGTTCACAGGCTCGATAGTCGCATTTGGTAAGCTGCGTGGCGTGATGTCATCCAAACCGCTGATGTTACCTAATCGTCACAAGATGAATCTGGCTGCATTAGTGCTGTCATTTCTGCTACTGCTGGTGTTTGTCAAAGCCCACAGCGCCGGGATGCAGGTGTTTGCACTGCTGCTGATGACGCTGATTGCTCTGGCCTTTGGCTGGCATCTGGTCGCATCAATTGGCGGAGCCGATATGCCGGTTGTGGTTTCGATGCTCAACTCCTATTCTGGCTGGGCCGCTGCTGCCGCAGGCTTTATGCTGAGTAACGATCTGTTGATTGTTACCGGTGCACTGGTCGGGTCATCGGGGGCAATCCTCTCTTACATTATGTGTAAAGCGATGAACCGTTCGTTTATCAGTGTAATTGCCGGTGGGTTTGGCACTGACGGTTCATCGTCGGGAGCAGATGAGGAAGTGGGCGAGCACCGTGAAACCTCGGCTGAAGAAGTGGCTGAACTGCTGAAAAATTCAAGCTCGGTTATCATCACTCCGGGGTACGGTATGGCGGTTGCTCAGGCGCAGTATCCGGTGCATGACATTACCGCCAAGCTGCGCGCGCGCGGGATCAACGTCCGCTTTGGTATTCATCCGGTGGCGGGGCGTTTGCCGGGGCACATGAACGTGTTGCTGGCAGAAGCCAAAGTGCCGTATGACGTGGTGCTGGAAATGGATGAAATCAATGATGATTTTTCTGATACCGATACGGTGCTGGTGATTGGCGCGAATGACACGGTTAACCCGGCTGCGCAGGAAGACCCGCATAGCCCGATTGCCGGAATGCCGGTATTGGAAGTGTGGAAAGCGCAGAACGTGATAGTCTTTAAGCGTTCGATGAATACCGGTTATGCTGGTGTACAGAACCCCTTGTTCTTTAAAGAGAATACTCAGATGCTGTTTGGCGATGCCAAAGAAAGTGTTGAGGCAATCCTGAAAGCGCTGTAA
- the hemA gene encoding glutamyl-tRNA reductase, translating into MTLLALGINHKTAPVSLRERVAFSPEQQGQALHSLLQQPLVQGGVVLSTCNRTELYLSVDEQENRHEQLIAWLCDYHQLHPDEIRKNLYWHEDNAAVSHLMRVASGLDSLVLGEPQILGQVKKAFADSQRERSLSGDLERLFQKSFTVAKRVRTETDIGASAVSVAFAACTLARQIFESLSDVSVLLVGAGETIELVSRHLREHRVKRMVIANRTRERAQALADEVGAEVITLAELDASLPQADIVISSTASTLPIIGKGMMERTMKARRNQPMLMVDIAVPRDIEPEVGRLPNIYLYSVDDLQAIIAHNLAQRKAAAVQAESIVEQECSEFMAWLRAQSVVDTIRDYRDQADSLREEMTAKAVAAIRNGGDVEAIVQELTHRLTNRLIHSPTRALQQAARDGDLERLQILRDSLGLN; encoded by the coding sequence GTCGCTGAGGGAACGCGTGGCGTTTTCGCCAGAACAGCAGGGGCAGGCGCTGCACAGTCTGTTACAGCAACCCTTGGTGCAGGGCGGCGTGGTGTTATCCACCTGCAACCGTACCGAACTCTACCTGAGTGTGGACGAGCAGGAAAATCGTCATGAGCAGTTGATAGCCTGGTTATGTGACTATCATCAGCTACATCCTGATGAAATTCGTAAAAACCTCTACTGGCATGAAGACAATGCGGCCGTCAGCCACCTGATGCGCGTTGCCAGCGGTCTGGATTCGCTGGTTCTGGGTGAGCCTCAAATTCTGGGTCAGGTAAAAAAAGCGTTTGCCGATTCGCAGCGTGAGCGTTCGCTGTCTGGCGATCTGGAACGGTTGTTCCAAAAATCGTTCACCGTAGCCAAACGGGTACGCACTGAAACGGATATCGGAGCCAGCGCAGTGTCGGTGGCCTTTGCCGCCTGTACGCTGGCGCGCCAGATTTTTGAATCCTTGTCCGATGTGAGTGTGTTGCTGGTTGGTGCCGGAGAGACCATTGAGCTGGTGTCTCGCCACTTGCGAGAACATCGCGTGAAACGCATGGTGATAGCCAACCGTACCCGTGAGCGAGCCCAGGCGCTGGCAGATGAGGTAGGGGCGGAAGTCATTACGCTGGCTGAACTGGATGCCAGCCTGCCGCAGGCAGATATTGTCATCAGTTCTACCGCCAGTACCTTGCCTATCATCGGTAAAGGGATGATGGAACGTACCATGAAGGCCCGGCGCAACCAGCCTATGCTGATGGTTGATATCGCCGTGCCGCGTGATATTGAACCTGAAGTCGGGCGTTTGCCGAATATTTATCTCTACAGTGTTGACGATCTACAGGCGATTATTGCGCATAACCTGGCTCAGCGAAAAGCGGCTGCCGTGCAGGCGGAATCGATTGTTGAGCAAGAGTGCTCGGAATTTATGGCGTGGCTGCGGGCCCAGTCGGTGGTCGATACTATTCGTGATTATCGTGACCAGGCTGACAGCCTGCGCGAGGAGATGACGGCCAAAGCGGTGGCGGCAATACGTAACGGTGGCGATGTTGAGGCCATTGTGCAGGAACTGACTCATCGACTGACGAATCGACTGATTCACTCACCCACCCGCGCGCTACAGCAAGCCGCGCGTGACGGCGATCTGGAACGTTTGCAGATTTTACGTGACAGCCTCGGCCTGAACTAG
- the pntA gene encoding Re/Si-specific NAD(P)(+) transhydrogenase subunit alpha, translating to MRIGVPRERLANEARVAATPKTVEQLLKLGFEVGIESGAGKLASFDDAAYEQAGATILDTSAVWQSDIVLKVNAPLDDEVALTRAGSTVISFIWPAQNPTLLDALAARQVTVLAMDAVPRISRAQSMDALSSMANIAGYRAIVEAAHEFGRFFTGQITAAGKVPPAKVLIIGAGVAGLAAIGAAGSLGAIVRAFDTRPEVKEQVKSMGAEFLELAFEEEAGSGDGYAKVMSEAFIKAEMALFAAQAKDVDIIVTTALIPGKPAPKLITAEMVRSMKPGSVIVDLAAQTGGNCELTVADQVTVTDNGVKIIGYTDLPSRLPTQSSQLYGTNLVNLLKLLCKEKDGQINIDFDDTVIRGVTVIRDGDITWPAPPIQVSAQPQQAKPAASVAKPESQPVSPWRKVIFIALAIVLFGWLANVAPKEFLSHFTVFALSCVVGYYVVWNVSHALHTPLMSVTNAISGIIVVGALLQIGHGGWVSFFSFIAVLIASINIFGGFTVTQRMLKMFRKN from the coding sequence ATGCGTATTGGTGTACCAAGAGAGAGGTTGGCCAATGAAGCCCGTGTCGCAGCCACGCCAAAAACGGTGGAGCAGCTGCTGAAACTGGGATTCGAGGTCGGCATTGAAAGTGGCGCTGGCAAACTAGCCAGTTTTGACGACGCTGCCTATGAACAGGCGGGGGCGACCATTCTCGATACCTCGGCGGTCTGGCAGAGTGATATTGTGCTCAAAGTCAATGCGCCGCTGGATGATGAAGTGGCGCTGACCCGAGCGGGCAGCACCGTTATCAGCTTTATCTGGCCTGCCCAGAATCCGACATTGCTCGATGCTCTGGCGGCAAGGCAGGTTACGGTGTTGGCCATGGATGCAGTACCACGTATTTCCCGCGCACAATCGATGGATGCCTTGAGTTCAATGGCGAATATCGCCGGATATCGGGCGATTGTTGAAGCGGCTCATGAGTTTGGCCGTTTCTTTACCGGTCAGATAACGGCTGCCGGGAAAGTGCCGCCTGCTAAAGTACTGATTATCGGGGCCGGTGTTGCAGGTCTTGCAGCCATTGGTGCCGCAGGTAGCCTCGGGGCTATCGTGCGCGCGTTTGACACCCGCCCGGAAGTTAAAGAGCAGGTGAAGAGCATGGGCGCAGAGTTCCTTGAGCTGGCGTTCGAGGAAGAAGCGGGCAGCGGAGATGGCTACGCCAAAGTGATGTCAGAAGCCTTTATCAAGGCAGAAATGGCACTGTTTGCTGCACAGGCCAAAGATGTTGACATTATTGTTACTACGGCACTCATCCCCGGAAAACCAGCACCGAAGCTGATTACCGCTGAGATGGTACGCAGCATGAAGCCTGGCAGTGTGATTGTTGACCTGGCCGCGCAAACCGGTGGTAACTGTGAGCTGACGGTGGCAGACCAGGTTACGGTCACAGACAATGGTGTGAAAATTATCGGTTATACCGATTTACCCAGCCGCCTGCCGACCCAATCGTCACAGCTTTATGGGACCAACCTGGTTAACTTGCTGAAATTACTGTGCAAAGAGAAGGATGGCCAGATCAATATCGATTTTGACGATACGGTGATTCGTGGCGTTACCGTTATTCGTGATGGTGACATTACCTGGCCTGCGCCGCCCATTCAGGTATCAGCCCAGCCTCAGCAGGCTAAACCGGCCGCCAGTGTGGCAAAACCGGAAAGTCAGCCGGTATCGCCGTGGCGGAAGGTTATTTTTATCGCACTTGCGATTGTGCTGTTTGGCTGGCTGGCGAATGTGGCACCGAAAGAGTTCCTGTCACACTTCACTGTTTTTGCGTTGTCATGCGTGGTGGGGTATTACGTGGTGTGGAACGTGAGTCATGCGCTACATACCCCCTTGATGTCTGTTACCAATGCGATTTCCGGCATTATCGTTGTAGGGGCGTTGTTGCAGATTGGGCATGGCGGATGGGTGTCATTTTTCTCGTTCATTGCCGTGTTGATTGCCAGTATTAATATTTTCGGCGGATTCACCGTCACTCAGCGCATGCTGAAAATGTTCCGCAAAAATTAA